Part of the Caulifigura coniformis genome, TGTGCTGGCGGTGACATTCCAGCTGATGGGCCGCGGCCAGTTCACGGCTCGATTCGTCGAGCCAGATCTCAGTGATTCGCCCCGGTCCGTACAGGGTTGTCCAGGTCAGGTTGAACAGCACCGACTCCCCCGGCGCCAGATCGGTCAGCTTCGCGAATCCCGTCCCCCGATACACCCGCGTGCCGGGCGTGAAGTCGAAGCTCTGCGGCTTTCCGACCGCGACCCCGTCTCGTTCCAGTGAGGCGATCAGCTTGCGCGCCGACGGATCGATCGACGCGACCTTCCAGGTCCGGCCGTTCCGTGCATGGTGCGTGAAGTCATCCTCGAGCCGGAAGCAGCGCCGGAAATCGAGCTCGGGAGTCTTGCGGTTGTTATTCGCAGCCGGTGGAGGCGTCTGATCGTTCGCTGCCCGCAGGTAAAACTCTCCGTGAAGATGCGTTCCCAGCGGGATGTCCTGCAGGGCGGCCGGAGATCCGTGATAGGAAATCGAACCGTAGGGCAGCATCACCGCGTCGAGCGGAAGGTCCCAGATGCTCCGATCCTGGCTGTCGTTGCGATCGACCCGCAGATGGAACCGGCGTTCGAGGTGGTCGACCTGGATCAGTTCCCCGGAAATCGCGTGCGCCGAGCCTTCAGGCGGAAACCGGCCGTCAATCAGTGGATACCACTGCGGGTCATCCTTCTTGTCGCTCCCCTTCGCAGCGCGCGTGGGACGCGCATTGATCGGACCGTCCGCATCGATTCGGAACGGAGGTCCTTCGCCGGCGAAGAGCGTCCCCGCGACGATCAAGCTGCAGTAGCCGAGGCAGGTCGACAGGAAGCGCATGGTTGTGGATCACGAGCAAGAAGGAGGTTGCCGGTCGCTGGATCGTTCGAATCCGTCACGCCAGCAGTTCGGACAGAGGACGGATTCCGTCCTGGAAGGTCCCCGCAGGCACGTCCACGCGTTGCAGCATCGTGAGCAGCAGGTTGCTCAGCCTCGCATCACTGTCGACCGGCCGCGAGCACAGGCGGTAGTGGCCCGCCGCGTCCGCCACGTTGTACTGGCCGATCTTCGGCAGGTTGAAATCGACATGCTGCCCATGCCGGTATCCCAGCGCGCGTCCCCCGGCCAGCAACGTCGGCAGGTTCGCGTTGCCGTGGCTGTGGCCATAGGCCATGCCGCTTCCCCACAGCACCTGCGTCGTATCGAGCAGCGTCTGGCCGTTCTCTTCGCGGTGGGCCTTCAGCTGGTCGAGAAAGTAACTGAACTGCTCGACGAGGAATGTGTCGGTCTGCGTCAGCCGGCGAAGCTGTTCCGGGTCCCCGTTGTGGTGCGACAGGCCATGCCGCGTCTGCGAGATCCCGATGTCCGGAATCGCCCCTCCGTTCGATTCACTGCAGATCATGCACGTGATCACGCGGGTCGAATCCGTCCGCAGCGCCATGACCATGAGATCGTAGAACAGCCGGTGATATTCGCTCACGACGCTCATGTCGGCCTTGCGGCCGAGGCGCGAGGCATCGCCGCTGTCGAGTTTGGGCTTCGGAACGTTCAGCCACGATTCTGCCCGCTGCGTGCGGACTTCCACCTGGCGAACCGCCGTCAGGTATTCATCGAGCTTGTCGCGGTCGTTCTGCCCGAGGCGGCGATGCATCCGGCTCGCATCGTCGGCGACCAGGTCGAGAATGCTCCCGCGACGATTCAGCCGCCGGCGGATCGCCTGCGGGCTCTCCTTCTCCACGCCGAACAGCATGTTGAAAACGTTGACCGTGTTCCGTTCAGCCGGAATCTGGATGCCGTCCCGCGACCACGCCAGCGAATGTCCCTCAACCGCCAGTTCCAGAGAAGGGAACCGCGTGGAGCGCCCCTGCACCTCGGCCATCAGCTGGTCGGCCGACACCGTATTGCGAAACGGCCCGCCGTCTCCCGGAACATCGGCCCCGGTCAGCCACACCTTGTCGCAGTTGTGATGCTTCCCCAGAACCATCGGATGGTGCAGCCCGCTGATCGGCGTCACCTCCGTCCGGTGGCGTTCCAGCGATTGCAGCGGCTGCGTGAATTCGAAATCGGTTCCCGCCTTCTCGATCTGCCACGTCAGCGTGTTCACGCCGTTCGGGATGTACAGGAATACGCTCCGTTTCGGAGTCGTCACCGCCGTCCCCTCGGCCATGCAATCGAGCCGGGGAAGAAGCATCGCCACGCCCAGCCCGCGAAGCATTTGCCGCCGTGTCATCCGCCAGCGGTTCGCGTTGAGATTCGCCATTCTGGTGTCCTGGCTTTCTTTGGTCCGTGGGAATTCTGGCAGAAGCTTCGAAATGGAAAGGGACGCGTCAGCGTTTGACGAACAGGTCGGAGACCACGAACGCCTCGAGGATGGATCGCAACCGGTAGTCATCAGCTCGACCCGCTGCCGCGATTTCTTTGAGCTCGTCGCGATCGTCGAACGACATCGTCCGCCGCAGCCCGTAGCAGGCAAGCTTCTCGATGAACGCCGCCTGAAAGTCGTCGAGATGCCCCAGCATCAGCCCCTTGAACTCCTCCGGAGTTTCATATCGGCGGCCATCTGGAAACTGCCCAGCGGAGTTCACCCGCGGGTTGCTTCCTGTCCCCTCGACAGTCTCCTCCTCGCGCCACCGTCCGATGGCGTCGAAGTTCTCGAACGCCAGCCCCAGCGGGTCGATTTTGCTGTGGCACGAGGCGCAGCGGGCGTCGTGGATATGAGCTTCCAGCTTCATGCGCAACGTCGCCTTCGGGGCGTCGACCGGGTTCGGCTCGATGGGGTCGACATTCGCTGGAGGAGGAGGAGGAACGCGCCCGAGGATCGCCTCTGAAACCCATTTCCCTCGATGCACCGGCCGATGCCGCGTCCCGTCCGACGTCAGTGACAGGATCGCCGCCTGGGTGAGCAGTCCGCCACGATGGCTCTCCGCCGACAACGACACGCGCTGAACCGCGGAGCCTGTCAGGCCCGTCTCCGGCAATCCGTAGAACTTCGCCAGCCGTGCGTTCAGCATGCTCCAGTCCGAGTCGATGAACTCGCGAAGCGTCAGCCCCTCGTGGAGCACTTCTTGGAAGAATGCCCGGGGCTCCTCCACCATCGCCTTTTCCAGGCTCGAGTCGTAGTCGGGATACAGCTTCTTGTCGGGCGGAAACTTTCCGACGTTTCGCAACTGCAGCCATTGGCCCGCGAACGAATCGCTGAACCGCCTGGCCCTCGGATCGGCCAGCATCCGCGCGAGTTGCCGCGCCCGCTCCTTCTGATCCCTCAGCTTTCCCTGTTCGGCCAGCAGCAGAAGTTCGTCGTCTGGCATCGTGCTCCACAACAGATACGACAGCCTCGACGCAATCTCCCAGTCGTTGAGCGTCGTTCGATCCTCGTGCTCATCCCCTTCGGTCACGAACAGGAAACTCTTCGAACAGAGGATCGCGAGCATTCCCGCTTTGAGCGCTTCAGCAAACGGTTCCCCGGCCGCGAGTTCGTCTCGCACGATCCCGACGTACGCCTCCAGTTCGCCCGGAGCCGCAGGTCGCCGGAACGCCCGCCGCGCCAGGCGGCCCAGTCCCGCGCGAACCTGGTCCATGTTCCCCGGCTCGCTTGGGAAGTATTCCTCGCGACGCCTCTGCTCCTCGGCCGTCACGATCGGTCCACGGAACGAGACCGAATCCAGGATCAGGAACGGGTAGCGGGGACGTCCCTGCTCATCGGTCAGTTTCATCTGCCAGGGGATCCGCCCCTCTTTGGTGCTCAGGAACGGAGTCCGACCGTGCCGCCCCGATCGTGGATTATTCGACGGCCCCGGCACCTGGTTGATCACCAGGATGTCGGGCCGGCCCTTCGGCAGGTGCGCCTGGAAGGTCACCGTCACCGGCTGGTCTTCCGGCGCGACGACATCTTCCTCATGCAGTACCCGGTCGAGCTTCGACTCATACACAAACAGTCGCGGCGCACGACCGTTCTCGGGCTTCAGCCCGCTCAGCGTGTAACTGATCTCATAAATCCCCGCTTCCGGTAGCGGCTCCGATCCCGAATAGCGATACAGATCGCCCGGCCACATCTCGTAACGCACTTTGTCGATCAAACCGAGTGCGTTCAATCGCTCGCGATGAGGCGGGTCGATCTGCTTCTCGATGATCGCCCGTTTCGTGAACTCCAGCAGCGGCGGCTTCTTGGAAGGGTAGGCCTCGGCCAGAACCACTTCCGCGGCGGCCAGGTATTTCTCGATCTGTGACGGCGAGAGCGTCATCACGGATCCGATCCGCTCCAGGCCCCGCCACTCCGGGTCCTCCAGGAAACCGCCGGGATCGGTCGCGTTGTACTGCACGCCGATCAGGTCGCGGACGGTGTTGACGTATTCTTCCCGGCTGAGCCGGTTGTAAGACACCCGGCCACGCGCCGCGAGACGCGCCGCTTCGCCCTCCTTCATGCGGGCCGACAGCAACTCCACGATCTCGGTGCTCTCCTGCGAACCGGGTCGCTGCTTGTAGTCGGGAGGAGGCATTTCGCCCGAACTGATCCGCTCCATCACCTCCAGCCATTGAGGCGTGTCTTCCAAGCCGATTCGCGGCGAAAGAGTGTCGATGCGAAAGTCGCTCTTCGGCGAATCGGCGCCGTGACAGACCACGCAGTGGGTGTCGAGATACGTCTTGAGCCGCGGCTCGAGAGTGTCTGCCGCGCGGGACGACGCTCCCGGCGCCAGACCCGCGAGAAGCAGCAGGGCGAAGGCGAGACGCCCGCTGGCGCCCGGGGCCAGGCGGGAGCAGCGGGACGTCATCGCCGGGCCGTGGCCGTCGAAGGCTTCCTGGTCGAACCGGATCATTTCAGGGCGAACTCGAAATGGTTGGGGCCGGCCTCCGTCACGCTCGCGGTCAACCCGGATTTCCGCAGGTCCGAGTATTTCTCCGGCACGATCCAGTGGATCTCCGGAGGAACGGCCACGCCCCCCGCCGAGACGTCCACGTCCTCCGGCGTCTTGTTCACGACGTCCACCCGTCGGATCGCGACCTTTTGATCACCCGGAACCGCGCCGTCGAGGTCGCGAAACGTCGTCAGTGCAAACTGGCCCTCGGAATCCGTCCGGCCCGTGCCAGTCGTATTCGCCGTCTCGTTCATGAAGGTCACGTCCGCGTCGGCGATCGGTCGTCCCTTGAACGTCACGACACCGCTGACTGGAACCCGACTCGGACGATTGAGCTTCGCGTCGGGATCGCTCGACGAGCAGCCCGCGACGCACAGGAACAGCAGCAGGCCCGCCGGTCGTCGGCAGGCCCTCCAGAAGAAAAACTGAGTGGCCATGGTATGTGGTCTCTCGCGGAACGAAGCACAGTGACGACAAGCACGCAGGACGAGATCCCGCGGGCACACCTTTGGCGGCGTGCAGCAGAAGTGCGCACAGGCCGCCCCGTTCTGACCGCAACAGGGAACGACGCCATTCCGACAAGTTGCCGAACCTCGACTCGTGAGGTCCGGCAATGACGGCTGTTCCTGTCTGCGCCGCCTAGAACTCACCCACGACTTCCGATTGTCCGATCGTCGCCAGTGCTCCCCATGTCCCATAGGGGCTGGCGCCGCTCAGAGATTCGGGAGCCCCCGGATTTCCAGCGTGGATGTTCTCGCTGATGAACCGGACGGAGCCGTCCGCGAATCCCGCGTGAACGCCGCCGACATGCCAGCTCTGGGCCGTCATCACGCCGACCGAGTTGATGTTGCCGATCACGCACGACGGGCTGTTCGGAGGCAGGATCGCGTTGAAACCGGTGTAGATCGGCATCCCGTCATAGGCACGGGTTCCCCCTGTCCGGTATCCCGACAACGTCGCCGTCGGCAGAAACTCGCGCGTCGCCCGGTTCGCCTGCGCAAGACACAGCGAAGGGTTCGTCTGCAGGCCGACCAGGCTCTCGACCGTGTGCCCGAACAGCGACCGCGGACTCTTTTCGAAGCACCGCTCCGAGATCGCCATCGTGTTGCTCGTTCCGTCGGTCACGTCCTTGAACGCCACGTAGCTCCGCGTGCCGAACATCCCCCGCCGCTGGTACGCCCCCTGGTCGCCGCTCCCCGTCACATGATCGCCAATGCAATAGGAATAGCTCGTGGCCGACTGGGAGCCGTTACGGCCTCCGCGGGGATCACCGACAGGCCGATCCGAAGGGCAGGTCAGCCCCTTTACCTGGAAGCCCATCCCGAACAGGTCGTAGTTGGCGTTCCAGGGTTGCGCTCCGAACGGCTCGAACGTCACGCCGCCGAACGTCTGCGTCGAGCTGATCATGTTGTACAGGTTCGGTTCGTCGTAGAACGGCAACAGCGCGAGCGTCGCATTCAGGCGGTTGCCCGCTGTCCGCGGACCTCCCGATCCGGCCGGAAACCGTCCGTAAACGTCGGCATAGTTGTGCAGCGCCAGCGACATCTGCTTGAGGTTGTTCTTGCACTGGGTCCGTCGTGCTGCCTCGCGTGCCTGCTGCACTGCCGGAAGCAGCAGTGCGATCAGGATGGCGATGATGGCGATCACCACCAGCAGCTCGATGAGTGTGAATCCCCTCGTCCTCTTTTTCGCAGCCATGGAGCGCTCCATTCCGAACAAAAAGAGAAGTACAGAACGCATCGAAACGAACATCGTTCCGGAATCACAATGAAAAAACTCAGAACACAACGACCACTGGCCCGAAAGCACATCCTCAAACTTGCGGACGGGCGATGCCTTCGTCGCTCCTCGCGACGTCGGCTCGGCTCGGTCAGCGCGGCGCACCTCCTTTTCTTCGGAACTCTCCGCTGTACGGAACCTCAACGTACGGCGTGCTGCTCTCGTAGTACGATTCCATCTCTTCTGCCGTGAACACGCGGGAAAACGCCGCGAATTCATCCATCCGGCCACTGAGCCGACGATCGGCGTTGGCGTCCGTGAAATGCGCCAATGGCTTCCAGTTGCCGATCTGCGCCGATCCCAGAGCTGCGATGAGCCCTTGGGGCACGGACGCGGAAGTCTCTCGTTTGCCGTCGACGTACAGGCTCACCTGGCCGACGACCGAGTCGTAAACCAGCCCCAGGTTTGACCAGCGGTTGACGCGCTCAGGAAGAATGGCGCGCGTCTCCGCCCATGCGTTGAAAACGCCGCCTCCTTCAGGACGCACCCCCAGGTTCACGTCGCTCTTGATCGCGAACCGCACTTTCCCGTTCCGTCCCGTCATCCAGTGAACCTGGCCGAGGCGCCCCCATTCGTCCGTCGAATACAGGGAATTGTTCGTCTCATCCACATAGTTCAGCCGCACCCACGTCAGCAGTGTGAACTGGGGAACCTGGACGTTCAGGTTCAACTCGACCCGATCGCTCCGATCGATGAAATCGACAGCGGCCGTCCCCGGAAATCGTCCCTGCACGACCTGCGGTCCAATCACGTTCGCGCCGTTCTTCGGCGAGGCCCCGTCGACCGCTGGCTCGAAGTCGAGCCACGTCAGCAGCGCGGAGTCCTTTTGAAGTCGCGCTGACGCTTCCTGCGAACGCAGGAATTGGCCCGCCTGCAACCCTTCCGATAGCTTTTGAATCTCCCCCGCCTGCAGGAACGAACCCAGGCGTACATCACACGCCTCGCCCGTCCATTCCTGCCGGAGACGCACCGCCTTGTTGGTCGTCAGCAACTGCCGGTTCTTGCTCCCGGTTGATTGCGCGACCACCTCCCCCTGGAACACGTGGACCTCCGCGGCCCCTTCCTGCGACACGTCCACCCCGAATCGCGTTCCAAGATCGATCGCTTTGCCGGAGGGCGTCAGGACTGTGAAACCCTTCGCGGAGGGCGAGATATCTGCCGAAATCCGTCCTCGTTGCAGCCACAACTCCTGGACCGAAACAAAATGAAACTCCGCGGGCGCTTCGATGACGATCTTCGCGCCCCGCGGCGTCGCCAGTTCCACGGAACCGGTGCGAAGCAAGTGAGGCTCCGACCACAAATTCGTTCCGCTTGGCGGATTGTCGTCCCCGATGCTCTCCACCACGGTCGCGAATGCCCGGCCGGACTCTCTCCACTGCCATCCCCCCGCGATCACGAGCAGGAGGCCGCACGCGACAGCCACCCACTTCAGCCGCCCCTTGTTCAACAAGCGTTTCAACAGGGCAGGGGACGTCGACTTGAGCGGAGTCGCGCTCACCATCAGGCTCGCCGCACTCTGCGACAGCGCGGAATCCAGGTTGAGCCGTTCCGCAAATTCCCGACGTGAGTCGGCGCTCTCTCGCAACAGGCCGTTCAGTTCGGCCAGTTCGTCCGCCTCGATCTCATGATCGATGTAACGATTGATCAACTCGGCGAGACGGTGGCCGGAATTCATACGGCGGCCTCCTGGGCGACCTGACGCCGGACGCAATTCAGCAGGGAATGCCTCAGGCGATAAAGCCACTGGTAGAAGGCCACTTTCGTCCGGCCGCTCTGGGCCGCCGCATCTCCCATCGACGACCCCGGTTGATGGGCATGAAGCAGCAACTGCCGCTGCTCGGCCGGAAGCTTGCCAAGGCAGTGCTCCAGGGCGACCCGCTGCGCGCTCAGAGCCGATTCAGACTCCGGGGTCGCCGATTCGTCGGCGATCAGCTCCACCACGTCGCCTGCAAGCGTGCGACGGTCCCGGCCCTGGTCTCGCAGCCACGAAAGCACCTCGAATCGGGCAATCCCGAAGGCCCAGGCGCGAAAATCACCCCCCAGTCGAAATTGACCAAACTTCTCCCACAGCACCACCGCGATGTTCTGCATCAGGTCATCAACGTCGCTTCGAGAGGGGACTAAGCGACGGACGTAGGAACGAATCGACGACTCGTTGGCCGTAAACAATCTGAGAAAAGGAGCATGGCGGTCAGGGGCGTCCCCGACGCCATCAGTCTCCTTGACCGGCCGTTCCGCAATCGGCAACCGACCATGGTCGGCGGCAATTCGCATTCACACTCTCCCGGAGAGCCGGCAATGGAACGCGCCGCGCGATGCCATCACGTCCTCTCTTCCGACAGGAATACCGACCGGCCGCTCGATTCCCGGGGACCAGGCCGCGAGATCCGTTCCGAGTGATCCTCAGGAAATCTCCGCCAGCGGTTGCGACTTAACGCGCATTCACGAGCCAATCTCTGTTTTTCTCCAGAACGGAGAAAAATCTCACACACATCTTACCCATTTCTGCGGTGGCCGCCGTCCCCCAGACCCTCCCCACCGGCCCCCCCTTACGGGCGACTTCCTGCCGGGCCCACGGATTCGCCCCGTTTCTCCCGTCCTCATTTCCCTCCTGTTCTCCACCACATCCACGCTGCCCGCTCCCCACGCCTCCCCAATCCGGCCGCCTTCGTACAAACCTCGCCTCATTGTCGTTAGGATGCGGCGTCGCGGTCATTGGACGGCTCGCAAATCGGCGGTCAGGCGGTACTTCTTTCAAGCGTATGAGCAAACACATTTTTGTGACGGGTGGCGTCGTTTCCTCTTTGGGGAAAGGACTCACCGCGTCGTCGATCGCGATGCTTCTCGAACGTCGCGGACTCCGCGTCCGCATGCAGAAGCTCGATCCTTACATCAACGTCGATCCGGGGACCATGAGCCCCTACCAGCACGGCGAGGTCTATGTCCTCGACGACGGTGCCGAGACCGATCTCGACCTCGGGCACTACGAACGCTTCACCTCGGGACCCCTCACCCGCAAGTCGAACTACACGACCGGCCGGATCTACCAGGCGGTCATCGAAAAGGAACGCCGCGGCGCGTACCTGGGCGGAACGGTCCAGGTCGTTCCCCACGTGACCGATGAGATCAAGTCCGCGATCCTCGGGGTCGGCGGTCGCGATGTCGATGTCGTCATCACCGAGCTCGGCGGGACCGTCGGCGACATTGAAGGCCAGCCCTTCCTCGAAGCGATTCGTCAGATTCCTCTCGAGATCGGCAAGAAGAACTGTCTCTTCATCCACCTCACCCTCGTCCCCTATCTCAAGGCGGCGCGGGAGGCCAAGACCAAGCCGACGCAGCACAGCGTCGGACAGCTCCGCCAGATCGGCATCCAGCCCGATATCCTGATTGTCCGCACCGAACGCCCCATCGGACGCGACCAGACCGACAAGATTGCACTCTTCTGCAACGTCGAAAAGCACGCGGTCATCGAAGAGGTCGACAAGGAATTCTCCATCTACGAAGTGCCGCTCGGCCTCGCGGAACATCGCATCGACCGCCTGATCTGCGACAAGCTCGGCATCCAGGCCGGCGAACTCGAATTCGACGACTGGAAAGACCTGATCCAGCGGGTCCGCAATCCGCAGCATGAAGTCACCGTGGCCGTTGTCGGCAAGTACATCGAGCACCGCGACGCCTACAAGTCGATCTACGAATCGCTCGATCACGCAGGCTTCGCCCACTCGACCCGTGTGGTCGTGAAACGCATCGAGGCCGAAGAGGTCGAACGCCAGGGCCCCGAATCGCTCCTGCAGGGAATTGACGGCCTGCTCGTCCCCGGCGGATTCGGTTACCGCGGCATCGAGGGGAAGATCAAGGCGATCCAGTACGCCCGCGAATGCGAGATTCCCTACTTCGGAATCTGCCTCGGCATGCAGACCGCCGTCATCGAGTTCGCCCGCAATGTCCTCGGGCTCAAGGGCGCCAACAGCACCGAGTTCGCGGCTGATACCTCCCACCCGGTCATCTGCATGCTGGAAGACCAGCGGCGGATCACCAACATGGGCGGAACCATGCGCCTCGGCGCACAGCCCTGCGTCCTCACGCCCGGCCTGAAGTCCGAGGCGGCCTACGGAAAGACCGAAATCTCCGAACGCCACCGGCACCGGTACGAGTTCAATCCGGAGTACACGCAGCAGTTTGAACAGGCCGGGATGGCGATCAGCGGCCGCAGCCCCGATGGGAAGCTCGTCGAAGTCGTCGAAGTTCCCGATCACCCGTGGTTCGTCGCAGTTCAGTACCACCCGGAATTCAAGTCCAAGCCGCAGTCGCCCCATCCTCTCTTCCATGACTTCATTGCCGCAGCGCTCGTGCGCCGGCAGGAACGGATCGGAGCGGCCGTTTAACTGAAGTTCAGGCTCCTGGGCCCGCCAGTCGACGCGCGCAGCGGTCGATCTGGATGACTTGCCGGCGTGATCATGTCCGTTGCATTGCTGTCGACTGAAGAAGTTGCCGCCAGGTTTCCCCTGACGCTGGCCGTCATTGAAAAGGGAAAGCGCCAGAACCTGCACTTCGGTGTCGTGGCCTCGATTCGCAGGGGCGGCGCCCCCTTTGCAGACTTCGCCGTCGGCGAAGCGGCAGATGGGCTGCCCCTCGAAACCGGCCATCTGATGCCCTGGCTCTCGGCCGGCAAACCGCTGACAGCCGTCGCCATCCTCCGTCAGGTCGAGCTGGGCCGCCTGAATCTCGATCGCCCCGTGGCGGAAGTCATCCCCGAGTTCGCCGCCAACGGCAAACACGAGATCACCCTCAAGCACCTCCTCACCCATACCGCCGGGCTCGATCCCGCGCCGGTCGGCTGGCCGCAGGCCCCCTGGGCCTCCATCACCGAACGCATCTGCGAACGCGGAGTCCGCAACGGATTCGTCGTCGGCCAGGACGCCGCGTACGACCCCGCGCGCAGCTGGTTCGTGCTCGGTGAACTCCTCCGACGCACCGACGGACGCATGCCGCACGAAATCGTCCAGAACGACATCTGCCGCCCCATCGGCATGGCCTCCACTTGGATGGCCATGACCCCCGCGGAATATGCGGCCAACGCGGAACGCATCGGAAAAGTCGCCGCCCGAGACGACAAAGGCGCCCTCAAGGCCACTCACACCTGGGCCGAAAGCTTCTGGACCGCTCCCAGCCCCGGAAGCTCGATGCGCGGCCCGGTTCACGAACTCGCACTGTTCTACGAAATGCTCCTCCGCGGCGGTGCGCTCAACGGCACGCGAATCCTCGCGCCCGAAACAGTCTTGCAGATGACCGCCCGTCACCGCGAAGGCCGCTTCGACTCCACCTTCCAGCATCAGGTCGATTTCGGCCTCGGCGTCCTCCTCGATTCCAACCACTACGGCGCCGAGACCGTTCCCTATGGATTCGGCCGCCACTCCTCACCGCAGGCCTTCGGCCACGGCGGCGCACAGACATCGATCGGCTTCTGCGATCCCGAACATGAACTCGTCGTCGCCTGGGTCGCCAATGGCGCTCCGGGCGAGGCCCAGCACAACCGGAGAAATCGCGACTTGAACTCGGCCATCTATCGTGACCTGGGACTGGGCAACGATGCTTGAGTCGACGTTCGTCCCCCTCTGGGATTCCGCCGGCCCGGTCGTGCTCTCGGCCATCCTGGGGACGATTTCGGCCATCGCCGCGTTCCTCCTGACCGCACGCAGCCTCCGACTCTGCGAATCCCCCTCCACGCCCGCCGCCGCCCTCTGGGCGATCGCGGGTGGAATGTGTGTCGCACTATTCGTCCATTCCGCGATCACGCACGATGTCCTCGGCATCCCGGAAGTTCGCCCCTCGCATGCGTGGCACCGTCTCCGGATCGTCTTCCACGCCGGGTTGATTGTGCTCCTCACGGCCATCACCGCGACCGACTGGCGGACCTGTTTCATTCCGCTGTTCGTCCCGATCGCCGGCATGGTCGCCGCCCCGCTGCTCGCATTTATCAGCGGCGACCTTCAGATCGCTCATGTCTGGGTCGATTGGAACGCCGAGGTTCCGCAGCTCGCCGGGCCCTATCTCCCGAGTTGGCTCGGCACATCTCCCCATCTGCACGGCCTCGCCTGGAGTCTCGCCGGGGCCGCTGTCGGCGCCGCCATGGCCTGGGTCGTGAGGCGCGTTTCCGGCTGGGTGCTTGGCCAGCCCGCCCTCGGCGAAGGCGACGTTTGGCTCATGGCGATGATCGGGGTGTTTCTCGGCTGGCAGCCGACCGTGCTCGCGTTCGCGATCGCTCCGATCGCCGCCCTCGTTATCGGCCTGCCGACGAAAGCCCTCTCCGGCCGTCCCTACATCCCCTATGGACCGTTTCTCGCACTTGGAGCAGTGGTCGTTCTGTTCACCTGGCGCTGGTTGTGGATGTTCGAGGTCGGCCTGGGAACGGCGGTCAATTCCAAGGCCCGCCTCGCGAAGTTCCGCCTGCGCGATGTCTTCGGCGACCTCTGGCTGATGATCGGCGTTTCAGCCGTCGTCGTCGTCGCGCTGGCCGTGATGCTCGGCTGGCGACGCTGGGCCATCGGCGGCGTCACGGCCGATCTCAGCGAACGCCGCGGAGCAGGGGACACCCCCCCGGCTCCACAATCGCCGCCGCAATCCGTTGCAGAAGTAGCGGAGCCTCTTCAACCATCGCCGCCCCCGCCCCCGCCCCCGCCCCCGCCCCCGCCCGCATCGCCCTCCGCCGACCCGGAATAGTCAGATGGCCGGTTCGCCCAGCCTTGGTTCGTCCACCGGGGCAGGCTGAAGCTCTCTCAGCGATTGAAGACGCCGCAGTTCGGGCCAGCGCAGCGCGATCCCGGCGACTACGAAAATCGAGCCCACCCCGCCGGCTACAACTGCGGCCACTGCTCCCAGGTATCGGGCCGCCACTCCCGATTCGAGGCCGCCGATCTCGTTGCTCGCGCCGACGAAAACCTGGTTCACCGCCGACACCCGCCCCCGCATCGAGTCGGGAGTGATCGTCTGCACGAGCGTGTTTCGGACGACGACGCTGATGTTGTCGCACGCTCCCACCAGCACGAGCATCGCCAGGCTCAGCCAGAAGTTCGTCGACAGACCGAACACAATCGTCGCCGCACCGAATCCGGCAACCGACCACAGCAGTTTGCGGCCCGTGTTCCGCGTCAGCGGCAGGTGCGCCAGAGTCACGGCCATGGCCGCCGCGCCGAAGG contains:
- a CDS encoding prepilin peptidase; translated protein: MLESTFVPLWDSAGPVVLSAILGTISAIAAFLLTARSLRLCESPSTPAAALWAIAGGMCVALFVHSAITHDVLGIPEVRPSHAWHRLRIVFHAGLIVLLTAITATDWRTCFIPLFVPIAGMVAAPLLAFISGDLQIAHVWVDWNAEVPQLAGPYLPSWLGTSPHLHGLAWSLAGAAVGAAMAWVVRRVSGWVLGQPALGEGDVWLMAMIGVFLGWQPTVLAFAIAPIAALVIGLPTKALSGRPYIPYGPFLALGAVVVLFTWRWLWMFEVGLGTAVNSKARLAKFRLRDVFGDLWLMIGVSAVVVVALAVMLGWRRWAIGGVTADLSERRGAGDTPPAPQSPPQSVAEVAEPLQPSPPPPPPPPPPPPASPSADPE
- a CDS encoding LamG-like jellyroll fold domain-containing protein → MNSGHRLAELINRYIDHEIEADELAELNGLLRESADSRREFAERLNLDSALSQSAASLMVSATPLKSTSPALLKRLLNKGRLKWVAVACGLLLVIAGGWQWRESGRAFATVVESIGDDNPPSGTNLWSEPHLLRTGSVELATPRGAKIVIEAPAEFHFVSVQELWLQRGRISADISPSAKGFTVLTPSGKAIDLGTRFGVDVSQEGAAEVHVFQGEVVAQSTGSKNRQLLTTNKAVRLRQEWTGEACDVRLGSFLQAGEIQKLSEGLQAGQFLRSQEASARLQKDSALLTWLDFEPAVDGASPKNGANVIGPQVVQGRFPGTAAVDFIDRSDRVELNLNVQVPQFTLLTWVRLNYVDETNNSLYSTDEWGRLGQVHWMTGRNGKVRFAIKSDVNLGVRPEGGGVFNAWAETRAILPERVNRWSNLGLVYDSVVGQVSLYVDGKRETSASVPQGLIAALGSAQIGNWKPLAHFTDANADRRLSGRMDEFAAFSRVFTAEEMESYYESSTPYVEVPYSGEFRRKGGAPR
- a CDS encoding sigma-70 family RNA polymerase sigma factor, which gives rise to MRIAADHGRLPIAERPVKETDGVGDAPDRHAPFLRLFTANESSIRSYVRRLVPSRSDVDDLMQNIAVVLWEKFGQFRLGGDFRAWAFGIARFEVLSWLRDQGRDRRTLAGDVVELIADESATPESESALSAQRVALEHCLGKLPAEQRQLLLHAHQPGSSMGDAAAQSGRTKVAFYQWLYRLRHSLLNCVRRQVAQEAAV
- a CDS encoding CTP synthase — its product is MSKHIFVTGGVVSSLGKGLTASSIAMLLERRGLRVRMQKLDPYINVDPGTMSPYQHGEVYVLDDGAETDLDLGHYERFTSGPLTRKSNYTTGRIYQAVIEKERRGAYLGGTVQVVPHVTDEIKSAILGVGGRDVDVVITELGGTVGDIEGQPFLEAIRQIPLEIGKKNCLFIHLTLVPYLKAAREAKTKPTQHSVGQLRQIGIQPDILIVRTERPIGRDQTDKIALFCNVEKHAVIEEVDKEFSIYEVPLGLAEHRIDRLICDKLGIQAGELEFDDWKDLIQRVRNPQHEVTVAVVGKYIEHRDAYKSIYESLDHAGFAHSTRVVVKRIEAEEVERQGPESLLQGIDGLLVPGGFGYRGIEGKIKAIQYARECEIPYFGICLGMQTAVIEFARNVLGLKGANSTEFAADTSHPVICMLEDQRRITNMGGTMRLGAQPCVLTPGLKSEAAYGKTEISERHRHRYEFNPEYTQQFEQAGMAISGRSPDGKLVEVVEVPDHPWFVAVQYHPEFKSKPQSPHPLFHDFIAAALVRRQERIGAAV
- a CDS encoding serine hydrolase domain-containing protein, which gives rise to MSVALLSTEEVAARFPLTLAVIEKGKRQNLHFGVVASIRRGGAPFADFAVGEAADGLPLETGHLMPWLSAGKPLTAVAILRQVELGRLNLDRPVAEVIPEFAANGKHEITLKHLLTHTAGLDPAPVGWPQAPWASITERICERGVRNGFVVGQDAAYDPARSWFVLGELLRRTDGRMPHEIVQNDICRPIGMASTWMAMTPAEYAANAERIGKVAARDDKGALKATHTWAESFWTAPSPGSSMRGPVHELALFYEMLLRGGALNGTRILAPETVLQMTARHREGRFDSTFQHQVDFGLGVLLDSNHYGAETVPYGFGRHSSPQAFGHGGAQTSIGFCDPEHELVVAWVANGAPGEAQHNRRNRDLNSAIYRDLGLGNDA